DNA sequence from the Pseudomonadota bacterium genome:
AGCCAGTTTCAAAACGCCCCATTTTGGCCGATCTCTGCGTTGGGCTCAAATTTCAATCCTCGAAATACTCAATGTATTCCTGCGGTTGAAATTTTCGCCCGCCTTGAGCTTGACCAAACTGAAACGTTTTGAAAGTGGCTCTTTAAAAAACGAATAAAACTGCTATGCACATACCTGCTTTAATGAAGCTTGTCAAATTTTTTATGCCTGTTTTAAGCAAAATGTTATAAAAGTTGTTTGCCTGGCGTAAAGAATCTATATTTTAACTCTGCTCATGCGCTTTCTTTCTTTTTTCCAGCTGATTTCTTTTTTCTTTCTTTGCAGCTTTGTTCTCTTTTTTTCCTCTTCAGCAATTTCAAGGTTTAAAATATAGCTGCCAGGCATATGCTTTGGGGTAATTTCCTTTTGTTTTTCGGCATGAGCGGGTTCTTCTTTTTGTTTCGGAAGTAGTGGTGCTGTAAAACAGTCCGGAGGAATAGTTTCTGCGAAATACAGATCTCCGGAATTGTAAAAAATTATACCGGTTTCTAAAGCTTTTTGTGTATTTACCGTCAGAACAACAGGTGATTGATTAAAGCGTTTTCCAATTCTTAGTGCCATTTCTTTTACAGGAGATAAAACTACCTTGTTATTGCCGACAGGAAAAATTCCTTTTTCAAGAGTAAAGCTATGGGCTTTTTTCCTGACACAGGTATAAAGAAGTTTTGGAGGTGTATCAGAAATGGATTGTATCGGCAGATTATCACGGTA
Encoded proteins:
- a CDS encoding RNA 2'-phosphotransferase yields the protein MDELKSLKQILKLISYILERKPDEFGLVPDENGYIKIKSLLFAINEDEGFKFVRRHHIHDVLSFLPESQLEINDDKIRSKYRDNLPIQSISDTPPKLLYTCVRKKAHSFTLEKGIFPVGNNKVVLSPVKEMALRIGKRFNQSPVVLTVNTQKALETGIIFYNSGDLYFAETIPPDCFTAPLLPKQKEEPAHAEKQKEITPKHMPGSYILNLEIAEEEKKRTKLQRKKKEISWKKERKRMSRVKI